The Apodemus sylvaticus chromosome 5, mApoSyl1.1, whole genome shotgun sequence genome has a segment encoding these proteins:
- the LOC127684496 gene encoding olfactory receptor 4K3-like, with the protein MEEANQTVVSEFIFQGLCASKELQIFLLLPFSTLYLMTVLGNLFVVILIIIDHHLHSPMYFLLANLSFIDFCLSSVTTPKLITDLLKENKTISFGGCMSQILCVHFFGGGEMVLLVTMAYDRYVAICRPLHYSRIMDKLKCIWLVLISWIIGFIHAMSQLILVLELPFCGPRIIDSFFCDIPLVMKVACMNTDTLEIIINADSGVLATTCFILLLISYTYILLTVQIHCKDGSSKALSTCTSHIIVVLLFFGPVIFIYLWPVSITWVDKFLAVFYSVITPLLNPAIYTLRNKDIKNAIKKLINQM; encoded by the coding sequence ATGGAAGAAGCAAACCAGACTGTGGTATCTGAGTTTATTTTTCAGGGACTTTGTGCTTCAAAAGAACTACAGATCTTCCTCCTACTGCCATTTTCCACCCTCTACCTGATGACTGTGTTAGGCAACCTCTTTGTTGTGATATTGATCATCATTGATCATCATCTCCATTCTCCCATGTACTTTCTGCTAGCTAATCTATCATTTATTGACTTCTGCCTTTCCTCAGTAACCACCCCCAAACTGATAACTGAcctcctaaaagaaaataaaaccatatccTTTGGGGGCTGCATGAGCCAGATCCTCTGTGTGCACTTCtttggaggaggggagatggtgCTTCTTGTAACAATGGCCTATGACCGGTATGTGGCCATCTGCAGGCCACTCCATTACAGCAGAATCATGGACAAACTGAAATGTATCTGGCTTGTTCTGATATCATGGATCATTGGCTTTATACATGCTATGAGTCAACTGATCCTGGTTTTGGAACTACCTTTCTGTGGACCTAGAATTATAGACAGCTTTTTCTGTGatattcctttggtgatgaaagtAGCCTGCATGAATACTGATACTCTGGAAATCATAATAAATGCTGACAGTGGTGTTTTAGCAACAACTTGTTTCATCCTCTTGCTCATATCTTATACTTACATTCTATTGACTGTTCAAATTCACTGTAAAGACGGCTCATCAAAGGCACTATCTACATGCACATCCCATATCATAGTGGTTCTGCTGTTCTTTGGGCCAGTCATTTTCATCTATCTGTGGCCAGTTAGTATCACTTGGGTGGACAAGTTTCTAGCTGTGTTTTACTCAGTCATCACACCTCTCCTGAATCCAGCCATCTATACCCtgagaaataaagatattaaaaatgcCATAAAGAAGCTGATAAATCAAATGTGA